Within the Salvia hispanica cultivar TCC Black 2014 chromosome 4, UniMelb_Shisp_WGS_1.0, whole genome shotgun sequence genome, the region ttttttctcctaCTTTGCTAATTTATCTTTCTAGTAAAATATATTCCTCaagtaatattataaagtaataataaattaaaagaatttgATGCTATATAGTAATCTCAAACAGGAATCATCTTAGCCACCTGAAAATTAGTTTATATATTGCACAATTATCTTTTGATAGAACTGCGTACTCTTGTGGGGCATGCATACTCTTGTGGAACTGAGCGAATACTACTGTAATATATTTGTATCACTTTGAGCAAATAGGATGAGCATATTGGTTATTGATTAACTATACAAGTATTCATGAAAATTGCTGGCATTGTATTGAAATCAAGTGTAGGATTATCCCAACTATGGTAGAGCAACTTTTCAGTCTTTATTTGGTAAATATGGGATTATTTGCTGAACCTGGTGCTCTTTGTAGGCATCTGCAAACACCATAGCATACGCATTTTATCGGAGTAGTATGCTCATTGGAGCTATAGCGCTCCGTCACCCTGCCTTCTTCGGAAAGTGGTCTCATCCCGAGAAATCGCACAATTTCGATCAACTGTTGGGTGAAAAAGCACTTGCAAACGGGCTTTCCGCACTCAATTGGATGCTCGAACATGAGATTTATGATGAGGTGTTGTGTGAGAATCAAGAATGATTAGGTGATATATCAGTTGACATCAAATAAGAATtccatcaaattaattttctccactacaaagaaaaaattgagcTTGATGAAAATAAAGTTCAAATCTTTAGCCTGAGTGTGATTTTTAAGACGCATTCCAttactttatccattttaCTTTGATCCCAAAATTAGCAACTAGTgtctaattaattttcccCTCTTGAGTTACActtcaaaaaatgaataaaattaacaactaCTTATGCATCAATCATCCAAGAATTCTCCAATTCGATAGCATTCCATtagttgaaacttgaaaaaaaaacaagtctAATTTGATAGTATCCATAAAATACATGCTAGAACAAGGCAAAAATAGGCATTTTGTCTGCTTACTTCTTCCAGCTGCCTCATACATTCTACTACAATGCTTCACCCTCCTGCTTTAGACAACGATGATTGCGTCTGCTTCCGCAGCTCCACATCAGCATTCCTCAGGAATTGATCCCACCCGCTCCCTTCACTGGTATCCAAATAATCATAAGGCACTGCAGTTTTCAAACCCGGACGAATGCCACAGCGGCTCTCCACAATCCTCAGCTCCACTTCCTCGCCCGACAACTCTTCCAGCTCCTCCCAAGTGTAAAGCAAGGGAAGCGTAGACGCACCCCATGGGTTAAAATCCAAAACCTTAACCCTCCCATCTTTTGTCACATACACATCAAACGTATAGCTCTCAGATTCAAACTCCCCCTTTATCTTCTCCACGAAAAGCTGTTCAATCGCCTCTTTCAATTCCCTCTTTTTCTCAACAAGAACAGGGTAGAAGTTAGTCACCTCCCTCTGACAAATACCCACCAGGGCTTTATCGTGCACAAAGCAACGAAACTCCATCTCAGGGTGCAGCGAGGGGTACCATTTCCGCAGTGCAAGGTAGAATCTCGACGGCCTTGATGCAGCCTTGTCCGTGCAGGAATCATACGCATGGAAGAGGTCATGGACGACCGAGTCTGAAGATCGCAGCAAGAGTGCAATCTCGGAGAAATTGGTGCATCTGAGACTCCCGGTCGAGCTCATCCACGCAGCGTCCTTAGGAGAACTCCAGTTAAGCTTAGGAAAGACAGCGCCCCCAAGAGATTCAATGGATGTTTTAACCTCTGTTTCTAGCTCAGGGAACGAAGGGGGAGGCGTGGATTCCTCTGCTTCGTCTCCGGATCCCTCCGACACAACAAaatcttcctcttcctcgggTTTGTGGACTCTATTGGGCAAGGCATCGTCGTTTGTGATTGAAAGAGGGAGCAGAAACGGACCAGAATCGTCGATAAGGTATTGGACAAAGGCCTCAGGAAGCTCGTGAATTGAAGTTTTAATCGatatggatttgaatttagGGAACCATTCCTGAATTTGACACCTGTTTATATCCTGTGACTTCATATCAAAGCAAGAAATCACTCACCCCAAAGATGTTCAGTTCtgcatataaaaattaaaaaaacgcTCAGCTTCGGAAGCAATAGAGATTGAACTAAAAACAGTGAATATTTATCTATAACACTGTTAAACAGTTGTATAATTCAGTAgagttattaaaaaaaatacaaaaacttgTTGTTTATAAATAAGTAATCTACACAAATTATACTAGATGTTTGAAAGCCAAAATACTAAACTtgtatgtaaataaataatttagttaaGAGCAGAGAGAGGATTTACCTGGCGGCGATCGGCGAGGTGGAGTAGGAAGgaattgagaagaaaaaatagatatcTCTGCAAAACCCAAAACTTAGTGGAGAACAAATCCCAAATTTTACGAATTAGTAGAAAAGTAGAGAAGGAGAAATCtcaggaagaagaagagcggCCGGCAGTTTCTGATCTGATTCTAGGGTTCTTTTCTGGTTTTTGATTGTCAGTATTGACGGAGGAATTAGGAATTAGGAATTCGAATGGAAAGTTGGTTGTCAATGGAGAAGACGGATTGGGTTCGCCTCTCTTATTGGGCTTGGCCCATGCCAATTCGCTCTATTACTTTTTTGACTGGGCTAGTATTATTAATGCACAAGTAAATTATGACTATCTGATTaacaagaatatatttataaaaataacgTACAACTGTGCTGgtccattttatatattactctaTATATCCGCGAATATGAAtttcgtttttccattttagtctgtccgcgaataggagtcccggttcatttttactataaatggtaatagggtctcaccttccactaacttattccacttacatttcatttaaaactaatatatacaagtgggacctctattccactaactttttccatccacttttcttaacatttcttaaaacccatgctgcccataaatgagactcctaatgactgacggagggagtactatttatattaactCAGAGTATAAGTGATAATGGCGATAGGCGTATGAATCTATcgttaaattaattatttagtgtCCTATTATTTCCTTGGTTCTATGTTAATTGGgacgtttttctattttgaaaagttccaagataattgagtcatttctatttttgttaaaaaacaactttctcttttactttattttctttccatctcttactttattctctctattttaatcaCCCTACATctaacacactattcttaaactccgtgccgaaaagaaatgcatctattaacaaggaatgaagggagtactaattaccCATTTATCACGTTCcatcattaaattaattacttgaaCAATACTCGTCTTGTCTCACTTTAGGGGTCTCGGTTAACCATATTTGGGTGTCTCACTTTAGAAGTCTcggttgaaatatttcataaatggtaataagccccacattccactaacatttttccactcacattttattataaaattaagagtaaAGGTCGAAAtaggtcctgaacatatgaccattttacgattttggtgctaaacattatcttttggattttttggtcctgtacatatgaaaatttgatcattttggtcctctgtcaacatttccgttagaaactaacggtcaacgggtttaaactcgattttgaccaaaattaacattttaattctgatttaaTTAAGggagtaaaggtcaaaattggtcctgaacatatggtcattttacgtttttggtcctaaacattatcttttggattttttggtcctacacataagaaaatttgatcatgttggtcctgcacatatggaaatttgatcattttgatcctccgtcaacatttctcataaaaactaacggtcaacgggtttaatcccgattttgaccaaatccTTCCTCGCTCTTCtcgccgcctccgcctctgCATTGCCGGGCAAACCTGCAAACCCCGCCGCTCAGATCAATTTCAATTCAGTCCTCGTAGCTCTCCTCGATTCGCATTACACCGAGCTCTCCGAGCTCGTCAAGAAGGCGCTGCTCCTGCAAACGCTCGAAGACGCCGTCACCAACCACAACATTTCATATTCGCCCCCAGGAATGAGGCGTTGGAGCAGGATTTGGACCCATGAATTCAAGCAATTTCTGTTGGAGCCACGGAATCTCAAGTCTCTCCAAAATCTTCTTCTCTTCCACATGATTCCCACTCGCATTCAGTCCAATCACTGGTGGAAGAGAAGCCAGTTCACCACTCCAGCCTCTGTCGCAACGCCGCCGGCGAATTGATTCCAATCCAAGAGAAAAACGGAGAGAAAATCGTCGGCACGGTTAGGGTTATCAAATCCGACGACATCGTCCGCCCCGACGGAATCATCCACGGCATTGAGAAGCTCCTAATCCCCAAATCCGTCCAGCACGAATTCAATTCGCGCCGCAGCCTCCGCGCAACCTCTGCCGTGATTCCGGAGGGAGCACCGAAGGTCGATCCGCGGACTCACCGCCTGAAGAAATCTGCACCGTCCGCCCCCGCACCGCACCGGAAATATCAACGGGTCAAAGTAAATTTCACCGCCCGGATTCCGGTGCCAGTGCGGTGTGACGTTTTGCGGGACCCATAGGTACCCCGAGAAGCATGGCTGCAGCTTCGATTTCAAGTCGGTGGGGCGGGAGGCCATCGCGAAGGCCAATCCAGTGGTCAAAGCCGAGTATTTTGAGAGgatatgatgatgatgaaagCTTAGATGAATGGATGGTGAATTCAATTAGGGAGaaataattgattataaaaataattagggtattaattagggagtaaaaaatcagaattaaaagtttaatttggtcaaaatcgggattaaacccgttgaccgttagtttttaacggaaatgttgacggaggaccaaaattatcaaattttcatatgtgcaggaccaaaaaatccaaaagataatgtttaggaccaaaaacgtaaaatgaccatatgttcaggaccaattttggcttTTACTCTAATTAAGGAgaactcacatttcactatcttttttcaccaacttttctttacatttcttgaaACTCACGCCGAACTCAAATGGAACAACCAATGTGGGATGAAGAGAGTATTTTTATC harbors:
- the LOC125217791 gene encoding cell division cycle protein 123 homolog, with product MKSQDINRCQIQEWFPKFKSISIKTSIHELPEAFVQYLIDDSGPFLLPLSITNDDALPNRVHKPEEEEDFVVSEGSGDEAEESTPPPSFPELETEVKTSIESLGGAVFPKLNWSSPKDAAWMSSTGSLRCTNFSEIALLLRSSDSVVHDLFHAYDSCTDKAASRPSRFYLALRKWYPSLHPEMEFRCFVHDKALVGICQREVTNFYPVLVEKKRELKEAIEQLFVEKIKGEFESESYTFDVYVTKDGRVKVLDFNPWGASTLPLLYTWEELEELSGEEVELRIVESRCGIRPGLKTAVPYDYLDTSEGSGWDQFLRNADVELRKQTQSSLSKAGG